GAATGTGTGGCTCGCCAAGTGCCCAAGGGACTGGGTTCTCCGGTATTCGACAAGCTAGAGGCAGACTTGGCCAAGGGGGTCATGTCCCTACCGGCCAGTAAGGGGGTTGAGCTGGGCTCGGGCTTTGCCGGCACCCTCCTGACCGGCAGCCAGCACAACGACGAGTTTTATCGGGATGACCAGGGCGAGATTCGTACCCGCACCAATCGCTCTGGGGGCACCCAGGGCGGCATTAGCAATGGCGAGACCATTGTCATGCGAGTGGCCTTTAAGCCCACCGCCACCATTCGCCGGGAACAACGCACCGTCACCAGCCAGGGGCAAGAGACGGTGTTAGCGGCCCGGGGGCGACATGATCCCTGTGTGCTGCCCCGGGCAGTACCGATGGTGGAAGCCATGATGGCGCTGGTGCTCTGTGATCATCTCCTGCGCCATCACGGCCAATGTCATCTGCTGGATTAGCAATGATAGACACTCAGTTCACGGATGGCGACGTCAATCTCTTATCAGGGGTGGCGGTGCTGACTTGCATGGTTGTCTTGACATAGGTTGTGCAACAAAATGCCAATCAGGGCAATGGGTCGCTATTCTAAGTATTCTTGACTCCCTGAGGCGCCGCGAATGCTCCTGGATTCATCAGACCAAATACGGCTCACGGCATTGCGGCCCACACCAGGCACATCGAAGGGATGCCAGTCGATAGTGGCGCCCAGAGCTTCTGCCCTCGCTACTGTAGTGTCGACGTCTTCGACTCTAACAAAGGCAAGCCAACGGGAGGAGATGTTTCGACCAGGATCGACAAAGCCACCCTGGGCTGCGCCATTGGCGATGATCAACGGATAGTCAGCCTCACCGGATGTCCACGCGAAGTGGGCAGCATGCTCGATCTGATACTCCCAGCCCAGGAGGGTGGCGTAGAAATGCTTTGCCTGCTCAACGTCATTGGTGAGAAGGTCATGCCAGACAACCTGGCCCATTGCCGTCTTGTCTGTTGTGCTCATGCTGTTGCTCTAGATAGTGCCCCATGGCATAAGTCGACTGGTGAGGTTATCCATCTCGAGCACCTGCGGTCTGGCCCAGTCGGAAAGCACTTGAAGCGCCTGATCGAAATATGCAAACCTGTGGGCACTGCGGTCGACTCAGCGGCAAGATAGTTGCGGCCTCGCCCTACCAGTAGGCTGTCTGTTGGCCACATAGCGCTGACCAGTCAGCTCAGGACATGGGTGATCGTCCAATAGCCCAGTCTAAGGGGGCTGACTGGCTCGTCACCACACAAAGCATTGTGGCGGTGGTTATAGAATGCGAGGTTGTGGTGCTGCATAGCTCCCGTGGCGAACGTCTCCATCATCATACCTGTCTTGAACGAGGCCAGCTGTCTGGGCCGCACTTTGAGGTATTTGCGGATTTTAGAGCCTGCCTGTGCAGAAGTTCTGGTGGTGGACGGCGGCAGCAGCGACGACACGGCAGCCATTGCCCGAGCCGGTGGCGCAACGGTTATCCAATCTGTCCAACGGGGGCGGGCTGCCCAGATGAATGCCGGGGCAGAATGGGCCAGTGGCGACATCCTCTGCTTTCTGCACGGTGATACCCTGCTACCCGATGATGCGATCGCAGTGATCGAGACGACGCTGGCAAATCCTCAAACTGCCTGCGGCGGCTTTATTTCGGTGATGGCCGGCGCCCAGACGACGCGCTGGGGCATCACGCTGCACAACAGCCTCAAAACCCACTACGCGCCGCTGCTATTTCGGCCTCATCTCTATTGTCTCAAGGGGCTGCGGCTGCTGTTTGGCGACCAAGTGATGTTTTGCCGAAAAACTGATTTTTGGGCCTGTGGCGGCTTTGAGACGACCCTGCCCATCATGGAAGAGGCTGATCTGTGCTTAAAGCTGTGTCGTCGGGGCCGCATCCGACAGGTGAACCGGGTTGTGCAGTCATCCGATCGCCGGGTGGTCCAGTGGGGACCCATCAAGGCCAATTTCATTTACCTGGCGATTGGGTTTTTGTGGGGGATTGGGATGCCTGCGGCCGCTCTAAAACAGTTCTACGCAGACGTGCGCTGATTCAGCTGCCAGCTATAGGGCAGGTAGGCAACTTTGGCCATGGAGGGTGGCCGTCTGCCGGTGTAGTGCAGCTTGATGTAGTCCACAATGGAATTAGCCTTGTGTCCCAAAATCGGGGGTCACTTCGCCTCAGCAAAGGCGAACGCATCGTCAATCGAGCGAATGGATTTGTGAGCGAAAATCGGTGTCGGTGCTGATCGCCTGACCGACAATTTCTAGCTGGGGCTCTAAATCTAGCAGCAACACCAGCTTGCGATCGCAAGGCACAAAAGGTATCTGAGGATGGGAGCCAAAGCTGCCCTCGCTGGCGATCGCCAAGGTTTCGCCGGTTAGATCCAATGCCGCCTCAGCTTTGAGGCGAGCCGTGGTGATTTGATCGGCTGAGCGGGGAACGTCGCGGGTGAAAGTGCCTAGGGTGTCCGTGTTGAAACCAGCAGGCATCAGGGGCTTGACCCCAGGGGCGGTTTCCAGGCGGGGGGCAATGACCTGTTCTTTGCGATGCATGGTGGCGATCACCGCCACCCGACCTAGAAAACTCTTGCACTAGCTTTCCTCGGCGTGGGAAAGCGATTGTACAGGAAGTCAAGGGCATAATTGTGCAGGGTGTAATACTCCGGGGTTGCCATAATTTGAGCCTAATTCCTTGACCGCTCAAAGGGAATATCCATCACCTCCGGTCAAAACCGCTATGGAGAAAGCAGTAGAACCACTGGATATTGCTTAGGAAAATGCCGATCACCGGCGCAATTGTTTGAACTTCGCCTTGAGAAGACATTTGGAAACTCGGCTGAAAGCCCTGACAGGCAAGCGTTTGAGAGCGCATGGTTCTGTTGACCAGAATCTAGTCTGGAGCAAGGTTGCAGGGTCCTTTTCAAATATCCTCTGAACCAATCCCTTTTCCCGAGGTCTTTGTGATCTGCTGAGGCTAGCAGTTCTTTACACGGCTACTAAAAAGCCGGGGTCATGCCCCGGCTTTTTGGGCCGGCGTTGCCTCGATTCAACAGCCGTCTGGCCCACAGAACTTGTGCGCGTACAGCACCTCCGCATCACAGATATAGGCGATGCCCGAATAATCCTCGAAAAACTCTGCTGCGATGCGATCCGAAATCTTCAGGGCCATATCCCGATTTTCGGTGAGTACCTCGAACTTGATATTCGACTGGGTGTCGGAAACGCTGGGTTGTCCCGACGAGCGCACGTTGCGACTACCTTTACCGCCAGTTTCTAGCACCGTATAGCCGGTCGCCCCGGCTTCGTCGATGATCTGGGCGATCTTTTTCAGCAACAACTTTTCCGTGATGATAACGAGCTTTTTGGCTGGCTTGGCCATATTGGTTACCTCCTTAAGCATGTATTCATTGAACTACTGGGTTGTTAGGCTAGGGGCGCACCGATAGACTGCGCACCGTCTGGGATTAGCCACCGCCCATCAGTGCCTGGGCAAGCCCGATATAGAGCGGGATGCCTACGGCAAGGGCAACTGGTGTGCCGACGGCTGTGGATGCGCCGATGTAGGCGGAAGGATTGGCCTTGGGAATACCACCGCGTAAAGTAGGCGGCCCGGAGATATCGGAACTGGAGGCGGCGATGACAGCCAGGATAACGCCGCCGCCGGGGCTGAATCCTGTGGCGATGTGGGCAATATAGCCGAGACCGAAGCCAATGAGTCCATGCAGCAGTGGTGCCACAAAGGCATATACGGCGTACCACTGGGCCACCTTGCGCAGCTCGCCGATCCTGGCCCAGGCTTCCATACCCATGACCAACATCAGAATCGACAGTAGGCCGCGGAAGAGGGGATTGTAGAAGCTTTCATAGACACTTTCTGGACGGGTGAAGATGCCTAGAGCGAGACCAAGGATTAGTGCCGATAGGGCCGATCCCTGAAGGCTGTCCTTGACGATGGGCCAGATCTTGACCCGATTGTTTGCAGGACCGCCCGACTGGCTAGCAGACCCGCCTGCGATACCGCCCGGCTCGCTAGAATATCCGCCTGCGGCAACCGGCTGCATGCCGCTATATTCTCCCTTCCTGAGATAATCCTCATTCTTGAGATACTTGTCGCGCTTCTGCTTGCCGGCATAAATGCTGGCCAAGACGATCGCCGTCACCAGCGCCGGAATATCCATAAAGGGATAGAGGGCACCGGCCCAGGCCTCGTATTGCATGCCTTCTGATTCCAGCATCGTGATGCCGGCGGCGAGGGTGGAGCCACTCACGGCACCGAACAAGCCCCCGGTCGCAATGGCATCTAGGGGTTTGACACCCGGCAGCCGGGCCAGCGTGTTGCGAGCGATGAACACAACCAGAATACCGATTACCGCCGCAAACACCGCGGGCAAGAGCATCTCCGCCAGATTGGCATTGCGGATGGCAATACCGCCGCTCAGGCCGACTTTAAGGAGCAGCATGAAGACGATGAACTTATAGACCGCATCTGGAATTGCCAGTCGGCTATTGAGGGCGGCAATGACCATGCCCCCAATTAAAAAACCAAGTGTCGGGGACTGCAGCTTATCCACAAAGCGCGTCAAGAAATCGGCTAAAAAATCCACGAAAACCTCCTTCCGTCTCCTCTGACGAGAAGTAGTGACTATTGTGACAAGTGAGCTTTGAAAAGCTTAAAAAACAGGGATGAAGCGCTTCATCCCCACAGCACAGGTGTTATGCGAGAACCTGTCGACGGGGTGCTCAGAGATGGCCGCTCTCCGAACGAGGTTGAAAGGCGTCGCTGTTCCGCTCCGCCTTTCATAGACTTAAGTCTATCGATATTAAGCTCTTTATATGCTTAAGTCTATCCTGAAATGCTGCAGATTTTTGCGCCCAATAACATGGATTTGCAACGCAATGTCAAATTCAACTCATAAGTTTTTCTTTTTCCTGCTTAGCGATCTCTGCCTTTGGTTAATGTGAATTGCGATCGCAGAGTTTTCTCAATGCCACATGCCCTTTACCAAAGAGTCAAATGACTGTCATTCCCCCTTTTTACTGGTTTGCGCCGTCCTTGTCGTGATTGCACTCGGAGTGTTGGGCTTATCCGTCCAGCAAACACCCATTAACGAAATATCAACTAAGCGCTTTACCGGGTGGTGCGAAGAACGATCTGACCTGCTGCCTGCCACTCAACATATGGTTTATCAACGCTTAACCATCGCCGGCATCCAAGATTACGCTGAGGCGGATGACCCTCATCAGTCAAGAAGACACTCTGGTGCTAGAGCGATTAGAGTTGCAGGACTTACGACCACTGGCTAGCTTTACTCAGGTCACCTGGCTGTCGCTAAGCATGAACCAGATTGAAGATGTCACCCCGTTTCCTAGACCTTTACAACCCCCCGGTCGCAGAAACGACTGCCTTGACTAGATTGGCCCAGCTGACCTGGTTGGATCTGTGGGGCCCTGAGAAGCTGCGATCGTACCTGCCTTGTGCAACCAGAGAGCGTCTGTCTCTTCTGGCCGACCGATTCCATCGACCCATCCGAAACCTGTGCAGATGTTGCCTTAGCCAACCCGTCTCTATGATGGGTCGTAATCAATCCACTTGCAATGCGGGTGACCTTACGGGTGACTCTGTTGGTGGGGTCGGCTCTAAGGGAGGACTGTAGCGAGCGACATTAATCCAAATTACTGAAAACAGTAAACCAACACCGCAACCGATCAAGAAAATCCAACCGTGGGAGGGTTCTAAAACACAGAGCAAGCGACGATTACTGCCATACACCTGCACGACCCACCCCTCATCCGTATCCAACTTTGGCTGTGACTGCCTCGATTCAAACTTATTCATGGTTTTCGCTCCATGCTGGTTGTGTGTATCGCTTACAGACCGCTTGCCTGTATCGAACAGAACACCTGCCGAAAATCCATCTGCGTGATGTGTGTAGCGGCTTCAGAACAGTGATTGTGTCTTTGAGTTGCTTTCGCTAAACTCATAGATCTAAGTCTATGTTTTAAGAAAACACCATATCTTTAAGTTTATACAATGCCTGGCTGACAAGCAGCATTTTCTACAAAATAATGGCTCAAACTTGTCGAATATTTTTATAATTAAAACTTATGCTTTGAGCCTGCTCGGCTATACCGCACCTGATTCCTATGAGCCCTCACTGATTCGGCGATTGCGGAGGAATCAGCCACTGGCTGATTCTACTCCAGCTGATGTTTAGTTTTTTCGAGTCATTTTCACGTGAATTCTGCATGACCAGCCCGTCGATTGCCACGCATTAGTTCCCATATGGGAGGAATCGCCCCGCGTTGGGCGGCTTGAATCGCCACGGCGGTGCCTCCCGTGCCGCCGCCGACCACTAAAACATCTGCGGTGACGGTGGTGATATTCAAGAGCTGCTCCGCCGTTGGATGGTGAATCGAAGTTTGATTACTCTACCAGTGGACGTTACTGCAAATGGCAGAGCCCTAGTCCCTAGTGCCCCCTGCAATCTGATGTTGAATGGTGGTCATAGCGCCAGGAGACCTGGTGGTCTAACGGTGAAGTTCAGCGGTGTGAAGGCCATTTTTAAGAGTAAGCTCGATGCTTCCCCTTCACATCTGCTGCAAGGCCATGCTAGTTACGCAAAGGCTTATAATTGCTAGGTTTCGTGCCTCAAGCGAACCTACAAAGCTACAGGGCCAGAAGATTTCTCCATCACTATTCTATGTAGTTCCGCCTCTTTATGATCGAAAAATAACCAGGCGACAGGGAAAAAAGTCATGTAGCGATTATAGACCTCAAGACCAACTAACTTTAGAGCTTTCTTCTGATTTTCAATCAATCGTTCATACCACGCTCTTAAAGTTGGCTTGTAGTCGTGAATTGAGTCATGAGTAATCCTAAAACCAACACTTTCTGCAGCCTCAATATGATCTCGATGTATCACCAAGAGAGAACCAGGAAAAAACAATTGCATAAGTATCGCTAAAGCTGGATAGGGTTCACGCTCAAAGGAAAAGAACTGATGCACTGCCAGCCCTCCTGGCGCGAGAGCGTCGTACATTTTCTGATATAAACCTTTTAACTCCTTAGGTCTCACATGTTCCAGGGCTCCTATCGAGAGAATGCGATCGTAAGGTTCATGCTCCCAAACAGCAGTAATAAAGTTAGTGAGGGAAACATTAAGCCCTAGTTTTTGATTGTAGGTTAGCTGTTTCCTTGATAATGTGAACCCAGTTAACTCACCGCAATGTCCCGCATCTTGAAGAAATCTCATCATTGCACCCCAGCCACATCCCAGATCCAAGATCTTCTCGTGACCACTCAAATTCAGAAGAGAGAGTAGATATTTGGCTTTATTCTCTTGGGCTTTTTCCA
This portion of the Halomicronema hongdechloris C2206 genome encodes:
- a CDS encoding VOC family protein, which translates into the protein MSTTDKTAMGQVVWHDLLTNDVEQAKHFYATLLGWEYQIEHAAHFAWTSGEADYPLIIANGAAQGGFVDPGRNISSRWLAFVRVEDVDTTVARAEALGATIDWHPFDVPGVGRNAVSRIWSDESRSIRGASGSQEYLE
- a CDS encoding TIGR04283 family arsenosugar biosynthesis glycosyltransferase — translated: MANVSIIIPVLNEASCLGRTLRYLRILEPACAEVLVVDGGSSDDTAAIARAGGATVIQSVQRGRAAQMNAGAEWASGDILCFLHGDTLLPDDAIAVIETTLANPQTACGGFISVMAGAQTTRWGITLHNSLKTHYAPLLFRPHLYCLKGLRLLFGDQVMFCRKTDFWACGGFETTLPIMEEADLCLKLCRRGRIRQVNRVVQSSDRRVVQWGPIKANFIYLAIGFLWGIGMPAAALKQFYADVR
- a CDS encoding DUF6671 family protein — encoded protein: MAVIATMHRKEQVIAPRLETAPGVKPLMPAGFNTDTLGTFTRDVPRSADQITTARLKAEAALDLTGETLAIASEGSFGSHPQIPFVPCDRKLVLLLDLEPQLEIVGQAISTDTDFRSQIHSLD
- a CDS encoding P-II family nitrogen regulator, with translation MAKPAKKLVIITEKLLLKKIAQIIDEAGATGYTVLETGGKGSRNVRSSGQPSVSDTQSNIKFEVLTENRDMALKISDRIAAEFFEDYSGIAYICDAEVLYAHKFCGPDGC
- a CDS encoding sodium-dependent bicarbonate transport family permease; amino-acid sequence: MDFLADFLTRFVDKLQSPTLGFLIGGMVIAALNSRLAIPDAVYKFIVFMLLLKVGLSGGIAIRNANLAEMLLPAVFAAVIGILVVFIARNTLARLPGVKPLDAIATGGLFGAVSGSTLAAGITMLESEGMQYEAWAGALYPFMDIPALVTAIVLASIYAGKQKRDKYLKNEDYLRKGEYSGMQPVAAGGYSSEPGGIAGGSASQSGGPANNRVKIWPIVKDSLQGSALSALILGLALGIFTRPESVYESFYNPLFRGLLSILMLVMGMEAWARIGELRKVAQWYAVYAFVAPLLHGLIGFGLGYIAHIATGFSPGGGVILAVIAASSSDISGPPTLRGGIPKANPSAYIGASTAVGTPVALAVGIPLYIGLAQALMGGG
- a CDS encoding class I SAM-dependent methyltransferase, translated to MKNLKRLSQFASDLITCGSLYAIANYRIHSPIPLEAVENWDFWSKSRSSWFEFLARAYPPNSRRKAYLDYMLRRDHAIGIETHYDISNEFYALFLDAKYKFYSCAEFLSDEETLEKAQENKAKYLLSLLNLSGHEKILDLGCGWGAMMRFLQDAGHCGELTGFTLSRKQLTYNQKLGLNVSLTNFITAVWEHEPYDRILSIGALEHVRPKELKGLYQKMYDALAPGGLAVHQFFSFEREPYPALAILMQLFFPGSLLVIHRDHIEAAESVGFRITHDSIHDYKPTLRAWYERLIENQKKALKLVGLEVYNRYMTFFPVAWLFFDHKEAELHRIVMEKSSGPVAL